ATTTTTACGCTTTGTTTATGGCGAAACTCAATTCTCTAAGAACGCTTTAAAAGGTTATCATTCAAACTGAATTAGAGCTTTTTACGATGAATATTCCATTAAATTCTCATGCCACAATGGGCTTTATTTTGCACCATTGATAAATTTATCCATCTGTTTTTCTAAGTCTATGATTTGCGTTATCGCTCCTTCTAAAATTTCAAAATTTTTAGCGTTTTTTGGGGTAATGCATGCAAGCTTGTTGGAAGTTTTTTCTAACGATTGGATGCCTTTAAGCAAGGTTTTTAAAACTTCTACGCTTTTAAAATCCTTCTCAAAATAATCATCAAATTGCTGTTTTGTTTGAGACAAATTCTCTAAAAAAGCGCTTTGAAGGCGTATTTGGGTGCGATCATGACCGGTTTTAACACAGGTTTTATAGGTTTCATCGATCATAATAAAAGCGTCTTTGGCTTTCAAAAAAGCCTTTGAAAGCTCAACGATGATTTCATAATGTTCGCCTTGAGCTCTTAAAAACCCTAAAAAAAGCAAAATGAGTAATAACTTTTTTAACACTTTATCCCTTTACCATTGATAAGAAAAGCTCACCCCATAGCGGCTACTGCCCTTAAAATCGCTAGAGATTTCAGGATAGAGCATCCATTGTTTGGGTTTGTAGCGTGAAGTGAATAAATAAGCAAACCCCCATGCGATAAGGCTGCCGATTGTAACTTGCAAGATTGTGTGTTGTTCTGCCACCACTCTACTGGCATCAGTGAGGATTGCAAGAGCGATCACAGGAAGAGCCGGTTTCCACCCATAGCGGTAATACACAAACCCAGCCGCGCTAAACACCCCCCCAGCATGCCCGCTTGGCATGCCTCTCCAAGAATTACAGCACGGGCGTTTAGCAAATCCCACTCTAGCCCCATCTTTATGGGCGGTGCTAAAAGCTCCTTTAAGGCCATAAATCACTCCTTGAGTAACCAATGTGCCGACCGCTAATTCCCCTAAACCTCTATAATCGCGCATCGCCAAACTGACCGTGCCTACAAAAATAGGCAAAAACCTAAGCACATCGCCAATCTCTTCTAAAATGTATGCCCCCTCATTGATCGGCTCACTCCTTAAAGGATAGACCCATAAGAGTAGGCTCAAAAAAAGACCTTTGAGTTTTTTCATTAAAACGCTCGCTTTTCTAAAGCATAAACCTGCCTGTTCAAATAAGCATAGCCTATTAAATAGCATGCGATAAAGACTAGGCTAATGATAATGAGCGTATAAGCGTTTGAGCGAAACAAGACGCTTATTAAAATAAAAGGCAGGTTGCACAGAATAAGGATAAACGCGCATAAAGGGTTGGGGTAATTTAAAGAGCGTTGTTGCAAGAATTGGAATAAAAGGGTGTGCAAATGCAAATTATCCGGCATGGTGGCTTTCTGGCGTTTTATTTTGCGCCTAAGGATACTAAAAAGCACCTCTACAACCGGATAAAGCATTAAATTGAGCCCAAAAAACACGCTGATTTTTTGCTCTAAACTCAAATTTAAAAGGGAAATCCCGCACACCAAGCCCAAAAAATACGCCCCCCCATCGCCTAAAAAAATCTTTCCTAAAGGGAAATTTAACACCATAAACCCAAGCACCATGTAAGCCAATAAGCAAGACAAACTGCTAGGGTCTATGTAATGAATGACTAAAAGCGCAATCGCACAAATCCCTGACGCAAGCCCATTAAACCCATCAATAATATTGATAGCGTTGCTGATGCCCACTAGCATAAAAACAGCGAATAAAAAAGCGATAAAATAAGGCAAGCTAAAAAGGGGCGAAAAATCGCTCACCACTAAAGGCGTTGATGAAATGATGCAAACGACCCCTACAGCTTGTAAAATAAGGCGTATTTTGGGGCTGAGTGAAAGGTTAATGTCTTCTAAAAAACCGCTCAAAAACACTAGCGATAGCCCCAA
The Helicobacter pylori genome window above contains:
- a CDS encoding glycosyltransferase family 4 protein produces the protein MLWVLYFLTSLFVCSLIVLWSKKSTLFVDNANKIQGFHHARTPRAGGLGIFLSFALACYFEPFEMPFKGPFVFLGLSLVFLSGFLEDINLSLSPKIRLILQAVGVVCIISSTPLVVSDFSPLFSLPYFIAFLFAVFMLVGISNAINIIDGFNGLASGICAIALLVIHYIDPSSLSCLLAYMVLGFMVLNFPLGKIFLGDGGAYFLGLVCGISLLNLSLEQKISVFFGLNLMLYPVVEVLFSILRRKIKRQKATMPDNLHLHTLLFQFLQQRSLNYPNPLCAFILILCNLPFILISVLFRSNAYTLIIISLVFIACYLIGYAYLNRQVYALEKRAF
- the lpxF gene encoding lipid A 4'-phosphatase codes for the protein MKKLKGLFLSLLLWVYPLRSEPINEGAYILEEIGDVLRFLPIFVGTVSLAMRDYRGLGELAVGTLVTQGVIYGLKGAFSTAHKDGARVGFAKRPCCNSWRGMPSGHAGGVFSAAGFVYYRYGWKPALPVIALAILTDASRVVAEQHTILQVTIGSLIAWGFAYLFTSRYKPKQWMLYPEISSDFKGSSRYGVSFSYQW